In bacterium, one genomic interval encodes:
- the ribA gene encoding GTP cyclohydrolase II: protein MTLPACNFAGQFGPAGKVLTWPGEAVFYPLTIVAEANLPTRFGDFRIVAFSPMPDGKEHIAMVRGEVRGASAVPTRVHSECLTGDVMGSLRCDCRDQLEAALEFMATQDQGIVIYLRQEGRGIGLANKLRAYVLQEQGLDTVDANHALGFDDDERDYRVAAEMLRALGVQSITLLSNNPKKIVGLEENGIAVVARRQHQQPSNKHNHHYLQTKARRSGHYLEF, encoded by the coding sequence ATGACGCTACCCGCTTGCAACTTCGCCGGACAATTTGGACCCGCCGGCAAGGTATTGACCTGGCCCGGTGAGGCTGTCTTTTATCCCTTGACCATCGTGGCCGAGGCCAATCTGCCGACGCGGTTTGGCGACTTTCGCATTGTGGCCTTTTCGCCGATGCCGGATGGCAAAGAGCACATTGCCATGGTGCGCGGGGAGGTCCGTGGTGCGTCGGCGGTGCCAACGCGAGTCCACTCGGAGTGCCTGACGGGAGACGTCATGGGGTCGTTGCGCTGTGACTGCCGCGATCAGCTCGAGGCGGCCCTGGAATTCATGGCGACACAGGACCAGGGTATCGTCATCTACTTGCGGCAGGAGGGGCGCGGTATCGGGCTGGCCAACAAGCTGCGCGCTTACGTCCTGCAGGAGCAGGGTCTGGATACGGTGGACGCGAATCATGCTCTGGGTTTTGACGATGATGAGCGTGACTACCGCGTCGCGGCGGAAATGCTGCGTGCTCTGGGCGTTCAGAGTATTACACTGCTGTCGAACAACCCCAAGAAGATCGTCGGGTTGGAAGAAAACGGTATTGCGGTCGTCGCGCGGCGCCAGCATCAACAGCCCTCGAACAAACACAATCACCATTACCTGCAGACCAAGGCCCGCCGTTCGGGTCACTATCTCGAATTCTAA